Sequence from the Ziziphus jujuba cultivar Dongzao chromosome 9, ASM3175591v1 genome:
tatatatatatatatatatatatatgtatatataggtaTCATATGAGTTTTACATCGATATCTCTGGCTCTGGAGGTGAGGtctatgtttgtatatatatatatatatatatttaatattcttcttttttttcttctctgagAATTGAGAGTAGTGTTGTTGGTAGCCAAGCCAAATTAAGATGAAGAACAGAGCGTCTGGAATAGTAAAGAAGATAATAGCGGCCATAAGCTCCATAGCCAAGGCTAAAACCATGGCTCTCAAGTCCAAAACAACCGCCCTCAAGACTCGCATCGCCATATTTTCATTGCTGAGGAACAAGAAGATTCTCATGACCTCCATCTCTCACAAGCTCCAGGCTTTGGTCAGCCAACACGGCAGCAAAGGTCATTCTATTTCCAATTCCGACCcagaacaagaacaagaacatGAAGTTCTACAGAGCCACAAAGCCGCCCTTGTGCTATACACCAGTAGCCATAATATTAATGCCATGGCCTGCGAGTGCGAGCAGGCTGCAGATGAGCATGTACAAGTAGGGTACTTGCAGGAGTACGAGGATGAGGTGGAGGAGAAATACCCGGATCTTACGCACTCGCTGTTTGACGAAGTGGAAGATACAGCTGGAG
This genomic interval carries:
- the LOC125424290 gene encoding uncharacterized protein LOC125424290; translated protein: MKNRASGIVKKIIAAISSIAKAKTMALKSKTTALKTRIAIFSLLRNKKILMTSISHKLQALVSQHGSKGHSISNSDPEQEQEHEVLQSHKAALVLYTSSHNINAMACECEQAADEHVQVGYLQEYEDEVEEKYPDLTHSLFDEVEDTAGAPSVIDMVKNSKEEAGEEFRLEDEIDHVADLFIKRFHRQIMFQKQQSLKRNQEMLLRTA